One window of the Rhinoraja longicauda isolate Sanriku21f chromosome 2, sRhiLon1.1, whole genome shotgun sequence genome contains the following:
- the chmp5b gene encoding charged multivesicular body protein 5 — MNRLFGRAKPKGPPPNLTDCIGNVDGRTESIDKKIARLDVELAKYKDQMKKMREGGPKNMVKQKAMRILKQKRMYEQQRDNLMQQSFNMEQANYTIQSLKDTKTTVDAMKTGVKEMKKAYKQVKIDQIENIQDQLEDMMEEANDVQEALSRSYGTPEIDEDDLEAELDALGDELLADEDSSYLDEAASAPSIPEGVPSDAKTNKDGVLVDEFGLPQIPAT; from the exons ATGAACCGGCTGTTCGGTCGAGCCAAGCCCAAGGGCCCCCCGCCTAACCTGACGGACTGCATCGGCAAC GTTGATGGAAGAACAGAATCTATCGATAAGAAGATCGCCAGACTTGATGTTGAATTAGCCAAATACAAAGACCAGATGAAGAAAATGAGAGAGGGTGGACCAAAG AACATGGTAAAGCAAAAGGCAATGCGTATTTTAAAGCAGAAGAGGAT GTATGAGCAACAGAGGGACAACCTAATGCAGCAGTCATTCAATATGGAGCAAGCCAACTATACCATACAGTCATTGAAAGACACAAAGACTACG GTGGATGCAATGAAAACTGGTGTCAAGGAAATGAAGAAAGCTTACAAACAAGTCAAGATTGATCAGATTGAG AACATACAAGATCAATTAGAAGACATgatggaagaagcaaatgatgTGCAGGAAGCCTTGAGTCGTAGTTATGGAACACCGGAAATTGATGAAGATGATTTGGAAGCAG AACTGGATGCGCTTGGTGACGAGCTTCTAGCTGATGAAGACTCTTCCTATTTGGACGAGGCTGCATCTGCACCGTCTATTCCTGAGGGTGTTCCAAGCGATGCAAAAACTAACAAG GATGGTGTACTAGTGGATGAATTTGGCTTGCCACAGATCCCTGCAACTTAA